The window ttcaaaatcctaaataatttcAGATATTAAAACTGTATATGCAAAAATAACAAAGTGTATAGGAATATCTTGGtgagaaattgaaataaaatctacaaGGTTAACGGTGAATCAATGGTGAGAGTAAGAGACCAACGTTTAATAGCAAAAATTGtttcatagagagagagagagaaagaaggggGGAGGACGCAGAGCATGGGGAAGAAGGTTTTTGGTCTGGTCTAGAGCTCGAGCGGGAAGTAATTTTCGTGATCTCCTGCTATGCGCCCTACCTGGTTTATAAAGGAATACCTACGTGACAGTTTCTAATTGGTTTCCGATAAGTGAGGTTTTTAGGTGACACCTGTCTGAAGAGGAACTCTGATAATATACttacatttaatttattattgtcttattatataaatatttttttgttattaaaatatgatgttcttacataatttataatttataagaaagtaaattcaatcaatcaacataatcatataatttaattaaaaaataaattaaattttatgaaaattaaccCAACTCAAAGAGTAAAAGAAggttaattttcataaaattaaatttatttttaattaaattatatgattacgttgattgattgaatttactttcttataaattctgcaagaaaattatatttaaaaatttttaatttagatttaaataaaaaataataatatctaaataataaaataataataaataaaatgtaaggatgaaaataacaaatcatcAGTCTCTAATCTCTCCCccaatcaattaattaattaattattaagctaaattaattaataattaaactgATCTCTTACAGTACAGACTGTACAGTAGCCCCCTCGCTATAGCGCTCTCTCTACCTCTCCGTTTTTCTCCGCTAAATGCAAAAAACCTAACGTTCTCTGATCCTCACCATCGGCGTGGTGAGCAGAGAAGTAAGAACCAGCATACATACTATTACTCCGTATCAAAGCCTTTTCGACgttgaaatttttgtttctttaaagtAAATTTACGCTTCGTTTGATTTATCGGAATGAAAGAAGGGAAATCGGTAAAATTAAATCTTCACCCTCTACACCAGAACGGTCACTTGTCTCCGTTCAAATTCGCCAAGTTGTTGGATCCAGAGGCTTCCTGGGACAaggtatttttcttgaatttttgcttTCTGATGTTGTCGACTCCGTTTGGTAGCCAAGATGTTGAGgcaaatgaaaggaaaattggagtcatatatatatatatatatatttatttataatctctATTTGGTGCAAGGTTCCGTGTTTgtgattctttttcttttgttttcttttttgcgTATTTTCTCGGGTGTCAAAGAGAGCATTGTCGTTCTTTGTTTttgatttagggtttcaaaatcTTATTTGATTTACTTTAAAAGCACACGTGGGATGTTTGAGCATAAGCAGATGAGAATTTACTGAGCAGAAACTGCTAGAACAGTTATAATAACTTCGGTTTGCTTAATGGGCAACTTTTTTTCACTTAACCACTTTTAGATACAGATATATTCCACATTTTCTACTGAATTATAGTTTCTTTTCAGTTTCCCTGTCCATACATCAGTTTGATTTTAGAATTCGATGATTTAGCTTTTTTGCTCTCCATTTGTACGCAGGATCAATTGGGAGATGTATTACATTGGATTCGACAAGTAGTGGCCCTTGTATGCGGGTTACTATGGGGTGCCATACCTTTAATTGGGGGGATATGGGTGATTATGTAAGTTGAATCTTTTGCACTTAAgcagttttaattttattaaagaaccTTTAATTGTGGGTATATGGGTGATCATGGAAGTTGAATCTTTTGCAGTTTCGTAAgcagttttaattttattaataacgtGGTAGTTACCTTTTACTCTGTTTCTGTTACAGTTCTGTCGGTCTTTCTTTTTAGCTATTTGTTCATATGGGTGAGGTTTTTATCTTATGCATTCACGtggaaggaaattatgtttcatttttgtgttattgctaaatattaaagttttaGTATTTTCACAGGATTTTACTCAATAGATAAATCTGATGTGCCCTTGTTTAGTATGTCAGTTGTGAAGAATATTTTCCTTTGATGGATATCATTTAGATTTTGTAGCTATACATATCATATTTAACCTTTTTATCAGTACATATCCTATCTAACCTTGATGATAGATAGGCAGATTTTCTTCCGGCCTGGTTCATTATGAAGAAGTCCATGAAAGTGTCATTTGGATCTTGGACATGAATCTGTTTGCATATTTTCACTGTCAGTCTTAGATGCATCTTTGAGATTTTGTGCGCATTGATAGGGGTGTACAGAATtcggtctggaccggaccgaatccTCCcccggtcggtctcggtcccaTACATTGTGGACTAAATAGATTCGGTCCGGTCCTGGTgtctataaattttggactGGACCGGCCGGGCCGgaccaaactatatatatttttaaaaatatttttaataatttaatatattatttttatgtagtaattatataatttaatataattttcatctaatctattatcattgaccatatgaaatattaaataatatatgctatcaattaataatatatcataaataatgTGATAAAGTTTAATGGCAAATtgacaattatttattaataataatcaaaatgtaaaaagtttaatatagcCCATTATGCATCAACAATCATAATACATTtacatactctaagttagtaacaaactagcaattaacatcataaatataattataattaattatttttttaatgacttaaatagttaattacataatccacattaaatagtttacttaattttaattttactaatttaaataattttttttattaatttctgtgcaaaaaagaaaaaaaaaaaaaaacagactgAACGGACAACCGGACTGATAGGGATTGGTCTGGTCCAGTCCCTTCCCTTTGggggttcggtccggtccagggtgggAAAACCTTGGACCGAAGGGattcggtctggtccaaaaAACATCCTCCTGACCGAATTCACCTCTATGCATTGATCCTGCAGTGGATGTGTAGAGTTTTGTCATAATGCACAATAGAGATTAGGCGGCCTGTGTTGGAGAATACACATTAAAGAATACACATTAGAAAAGTTGACCTCTTGCATATTGAGTCGCATGTCATTATTTGGCCTCTACTCGGGAGTGGGGTGGGTTGGGGTTTGAGGGATTAAAACTGTTGGAAACACTTGTTTTTCCCATTTGAAGGTAGAAGCTGTGGTGTTTAAAAAATTGTCACATGAATTTATGTCTCTAAATCATACAACCTTTCATTAACTTGGAggacaaagaaaaaaacacttgTTAAGCTGTggtgtttaaaaaaaacttcattaaaTTGTCACATGAATTTATGTCTCTAAATCATACAACCTTTCATTAACTTAGAAGCTGTGGTGTTTAAAAAAACACTTGTTAAGCTTCTCCACATGaatttaacaaagaaaaatactGTGGAGGAGCTTAACTGTATTAATCTTTAAAAGGCATGGCCTTTTATCAACAAGACCTTTTCTGGTGAGTGGCTTGGAACTTAGCTTTCAGAGTTTTTGAGCTGTACCTATAAAAAAACAAGAGTTGTTGAGCTGTGGAGGAAGCTGATTGCTAAGAAATAGTGTCACACTATTTCAAAGTTCTTAGataggtgtattcacatgtatacttctagtgtgcctgggctatgcctacctttatatcaataaaataacttattacttataaaaaaaaagaaagaaatagtgTCACAAATAAGCTGCATGGTATGTGTGTATTATGTAGCATCtgagtagtaaaaaaaaaaaaaaaatatgaggttGGCCATGTATGTAAGAATGTAATTACATTTGAAGTAAATAGAGGGGCTACGGTGAAAATTTGGAAATAGCTGGATTGGCTTTACACGAGGTTTGTGAACAAGTTTTGTCTAATAACAAAATGTCTTGCTCTACATGACGCTGTGTAATCGGGCTGTCACTTCTGTGGAAACCTCTCGCTTAGATTTTGGAATATGACTATTTGATATGTATGATTGAATTTAGGCCTCCAATATCGTGGAATTTTTCCTTTGAGGTGAAACTTGTTCAACAACACTTGATTTCTGTTGGAAGTGGTGGTTGGCTCCCATTTCAGGATAAATTCTGGATTCGCATTTTCCTTTCCAAGGGTTTTATCATATGGCTTCCTGACTTGGACAATTGATAACGTGAGTTCTTGGAATTGGATGCTAATATTAAGATATAGAAAATGCCATAAAATGTGAAATTGTCAAAATTTCTTTTAGTATCGTGCGTGGACAGTGTTGAGAACAGAGATTCCAATTTGTGGCCTTCTAGTATCTCTGTATATCCCAGATTAGGTTGATTAATATTGCAAACTTTGATTTGGGTTGAGATGTCCTCTCTTTTtgaccacttttttttttaagatctcaGCTAAAGCAAATGATGTTATCTATATGTCCAGATTTGGTGGATTCACATTGCTAACTTATGATCAAcagttatttcattttattatatttcagtTTCTTAGTTATGTcattaaagaattttttatgcTGATTTTGGGTTTGCAGATTCCTTTTGATATCCTCTGGGATTATATATGGTTATTATGCAATGATACTAAAGATTGATGAAGAGGAATTTGGTGGTCATGGAGCACTCCTCCAAGAGGGGCTTTTTGCTTCCATAACTCTCTTTCTGGTAATTTGAGATCTTTtagctcgctctctctctctctctctctctctcacacacacacacacacacacacacacaaaaatatACATGGTCTATATGAGTTCATTTAATTGAAGAGGGAGGGGGCGATGATGATGTCCCTGCCTTACAattcatttctatttttcagCTTGCGTGGATTCTTGTATACAGCTTGGCACACTTCTGATTGCCTAGGTACCATCGATTCAGCTACCACATCTCTGTATGTCACAAGCGATGTATGAACTCTCACTTGGTTACATCACACTCTGATTTGTGCCATGAAAACATGGAGAAAAACGCTTACCAACATTATTTTTTGctttgcaatattttggtttcGCTTCATAAACATCCCATTCGGTGTTCCGATTTGTGGTCCATGCAACTGATGATTATAATATcctcccacaaaaaaaaaaaaaaaggattactCGAGCAAATACTGGTGGTTTTAGTTTTTCTGTAGATAGTTAATGTGGTTTAGtatgtgctctctctctctctctctctctcctatgggGAAGTAAGCCATACAGCAACAGCACATGGTTTTTCCTAAACGTGCGGGATAAACATTTATGGGCCTCTCTCCCAAGATTGGTAGCCTATGCGTGTGCTTGCATTTGAACAGGCACAAAGTTGATTAGTTATACAAGTTCAGACCTGGCCTGTTGTACTGTAGTGTTTTGATAAGTATGGTAGCATTCTGTCGATGGTATGGTTCcaattgtaaattttttcttctctccttttGTTTCTTCTAACTTAGTGTAGGTGCGGGGCGGGCATGTAGATCTCTTTTGGGGAGCAAATTGCAGGGATTTGAATTTTGGATCCTTGATTGGAGGTGTTGTAGAGGTTGATACTTTAATCCGATCCAATGACGAGCCATTGGGCATGGGATTTGCTACCCttagtttggatgttgagatgagatgaaaaatttgtaaataatagtaaaatagtttgtgaataatattgaaatagtttgagttaagatgttttacgGAGTTTTGGttaaggagaaagaaaaagttgaataaaaatattattaagttaaaatattgttagaatataattttttaatataatttttgttttgagatttgaaattatttttttttagtttggaagttcgagaaagttgtaatgattaggtaataattagatgaaaaagttaaaaatttgaaattaaaaagtgattctggtgtttggatattgagatgagttgagttgagacgAACTTGCAATCCCAACGGGGCTACTCAACCCAAGATTTGAGCAATTTGTTCCTTCGGACAAGGAACACCACTTCTAGGTAGCGGGTAGAAATTAACTACCACAGGGTAGCTTGATCGATGGTGGTAACAACTCCCACCGTGGGTTGGCtcctttcatatttttaataaaaaagaattaagtttagtatttttgtttttataaatatgaaactatttattattatttaaattttattaactgttttctaaattttgaaaaaattaaagttgtCATGTGACAACGTATAATTTTCATGTGGAAATGGTCAACATGatcttacaattttcttaagaaaatgatacacatataattgttttaaacaAGGGacgtttttgtaaaataatttatagaagTAGCATTGTTTTACATAAATACTCTCAATTGAACATAATTGTACAGATAATTGCAAAAAGGGTTGTATGTATATTATTactttgagaaattctatttgtagtctTCACTTAGAAACTGTATATGCAGGcctttaattaaatgagaaaaattatcattttaaggggatagttttgtaatttaaaaaaattataaagataaaattacctaGACTTGCATTACAGACCTCAAATAGGGATTGTATCTAGTATTGCTCCACTTAATTTGAATTCGAAGATGCATGTTCCCGAGAGAAAACGCGGGTTTAGGGGACTCAATAAGAAACCCCTCCACAGGAAGATAAGAATCTGGAGAGTGGGCACTTTGAGATGACTTTAGCCGTTTTCATTTTGCAATTCTAACAGCATTTACGAATCTTGTACAAAAAACAGAAACatatgataaaacaaaaaatcat is drawn from Juglans regia cultivar Chandler chromosome 5, Walnut 2.0, whole genome shotgun sequence and contains these coding sequences:
- the LOC109002662 gene encoding respirasome Complex Assembly Factor 1-like, with the protein product MKEGKSVKLNLHPLHQNGHLSPFKFAKLLDPEASWDKDQLGDVLHWIRQVVALVCGLLWGAIPLIGGIWVIIFLLISSGIIYGYYAMILKIDEEEFGGHGALLQEGLFASITLFLLAWILVYSLAHF